DNA from Amorphoplanes friuliensis DSM 7358:
AAGGTGCTCGCGAGCGCGATTGCGAACGCAGAGAACAACGAGCGGCTCGACCCCGATGCGCTCCTCGTCAGCGAGGCGTTCGTCGACGAGGGTCCGACGCTCAAGCGGTTCCGGCCGCGTGCGCAGGGCCGGGCGTACCGGATCCGTAAGCGCACCTGCCACATCACTGTGGCGGTCGAGGCGGTCCAGGTGACCACTCCGGCCCGCAAGGCCGCCGCTAAGAAGGCCGCGCCTGCGAAGAAGGCGGCGCCTGCCGCCGAATCCCGGAGCACGGAGGGTGCCGAGTAATGGGTCAGAAAGTTCACCCCACCGGGTTCCGCCTCGGCATTTCCACCGACTGGCGGAGCCGCTGGTTCGCGGACAAGCTCTACAAGGACTACATCGGCGAGGACGTCAAGATTCGCCGCATGATGTCCAAGGGGCTCGAGCGGGCCGGCATCTCGAAGGTCGACATCGAGCGCACCCGCGACCGGGTCCGCGTGGACATCCACACCGCCCGGCCGGGCATCGTCATCGGCCGTAAGGGTGCGGAGGCCGACCGGATCCGCGGCGAGCTCGAGAAGCTCACCGGCAAGCAGGTCCAGCTCAACATCCTCGAGGTGAAGAGCCCGGAGTCGGACGCACAGCTCGTGGCGCAGGGCGTCGCCGAGCAGCTGTCCAGCCGGGTCAGCTTCCGCCGGGCGATGCGCAAGGCGATGCAGTCCGCGATGAAGAACCCGGTCTGCAAGGGCATTCGGGTCCAGGTCTCCGGCCGCCTCGGCGGCGCGGAGATGAGCCGCACGGAGTTCTACCGTGAGGGTCGCGTCCCGCTGCACACGCTGCGCGCCAACATCGAGTACGGCTTCTTCGAGGCCCGTACGACCTTCGGCCGCATCGGCGTGAAGGTCTGGATCTACAAGGGCGACGCCGTGCCGGGTCGCGAGGCCGCCCCCGAGGCGCCCGCGCGTCCGCGCCGTGACCGTGCCGACCGTCCCGAGCGTCCGCGTCGTGGCCGTTCCGGTTCGTCCGGCACGACCGCGGGTGGCACCGAGGCCGGCCGCGCCGCACGAGGCCGCGGCGGCCGGCCCCGCTCCGGCGGAGGCTGCGCCCACGACCGACACCGCCGTTGCTCCGGCTGCGGCCGAAACGCAGCAGGAGGGCTGACAGATGCTGATGCCGCGTAAGCCCCCGAAGGGCTTCCGCAAGCCGCACCACCCGGACCGCCACGGCGCGTCCAAGGGCGGCAACCGGGTGGTCTTCGGTGAGTTCGGTATCCAGGCTCTGGAGCCGGCATACGTGACCAACCGGCAGATCGAGTCGGCCCGTATCGCCATGACGCGTCACATCAAGCGTGGCGGTAAGGTCTGGATCTCGATCTTCCCGGACCAGGCGCTGACCAAGAAGCCCGCCGAGACCCGCATGGGTTCCGGCAAGGGCTCGCCGGAGTGGTGGGTGGCGAACGTCAAGCCGGGACGCATTCTCTTCGAGATGTCGTTCCCGAACGAGACGATCGCGCGCGAAGCGATGCGTCGCGCGATCCACAAGCTCCCGATGAAGTGCCGCATCGTGACGCGCGAAGTGGGTGAAAACTGATGGCAGCGGGCGTTAAGGCCTCCGAGCTGCGTGAGCTTCCTGAAGAGGAGCTCGTGTCGCGGTTGCGGGAGTCCAAGGCGGAGCTGTTCAATCTCCGCGTCCAGGGTGCGACCGGTCAGCTCGACAACCACCGTCGTCTGCAGGTCGTTCGCAAGGACATCGCGAAGATCTACACGATCATGCGTGAGCGTGAGCTGGGGCTCTCGGCCGCGCCGACTGAGGTGACTACAGCATGAGCGAGAACGCAGCTGCTGAGCCCCGGAGCCAGCGCAAGACGCGCGAGGGCCTCGTGGTCAGCGACAAGATGGACAAGACCGTGATCGTCGAGGTCGAGGATCGCGTCAAGCACGCCCTGTACGGCAAGGTTCTGCGTCGCACCCGCAAGCTTCAGGTGCACGACGAGCAGAACGCGTGCGGCGTGGGCGACCGGGTTTCCCTGATGGAGACCCGCCCGCTGTCGCGTACCAAGCGGTGGCGTGTCGTGGAGATCCTCGAAAAGGCCAAGTGAGTTTGCTGGGCCGGCAGGTGTTGACCTGCCGGCCCGGCGGACCATCGTTCCGCCAAGCTTCGGCGCACCGCCGAAGAACTGGCAGACATAGGAGACAGACGTGATCCAGCAGGAGTCGCGACTGCGCGTCGCCGACAACACGGGTGCCCGGGAGATCCTGTGCATCCGCGTACTGGGCGGCTCCGGTCGCCGTTACGCGAGCATCGGTGACGTCATCGTGGCCACCGTCAAGGACGCCATTCCGGGTGCGGGTGTGAAGAAGGGTGACGTCGTCAAGGCCGTCATCGTTCGCACCGCCAAGGAACGCCGCCGTCCCGACGGCTCGTACATCCGCTTCGACGAGAACGCCGCCGTCATCATCAAGGACGGTGGCGACCCCCGCGGTACGCGCATCTTCGGCCCGGTCGGCCGTGAGCTGCGCGACAAGCGGTTCATGAAGATCATCAGCCTGGCGCCGGAGGTGCTCTGACCGTGAAGATCAAGAAGGGCGACACGGTCGTCGTCATCGCCGGCAAGGACAAGGGCGCCAAGGGCAAGGTCATCGCGGCCTTCCCGCGTCGCGACAAGGTCCTGGTCGAGGGCGTCAACCGCATCAAGAAGCACGAACGCATCCGCACGACGCAGCGCGGTTCCAAGACCGGCGGCATCGTCACGCAGGAAGCCGCGATCCACATCTCGAATGTGCAGCTCGTGGACTCCGAGGGCAACCCGACCCGCGTCGGGTACCGCATCGACGACAGCGGCCAGAAGATCCGCGTCGCGCGTAGCACCGGTAAGGATCTGTGATGACTGCCGCTACCGAGACGAAGACGCTGCCCCGCCTGAAGCAGAAGTACCGCAGTGAGGTCATCTCTGCGCTCCAGGAGCAGTACAAGTACGGCAACCCCATGCAGGTTCCCGGCCTGGTGAAGGTCGTCGTGAACATGGGTGTGGGCGAGGCCGCCCGCGACGCCAAGCTGATCGACGGCGCCGTGCGTGACCTGACCACGATCACCGGTCAGAAGCCGCTGGTGCGGCGGGCGACCAAGTCCATCGCGCAGTTCAAGCTGCGTGAGGGCATGCCGATCGGCGCGAAGGTCACCCTGCGCAACGACCGGATGTGGGAGTTCCTGGACCGGCTGCTGTCGATCGCGCTGCCGCGTATCCGTGACTTCCGCGGTCTGGACGGGCGCAAGCTCGACGGCCACGGCAACTACACGTTCGGTCTGACCGAGCAGTCGGTGTTCCACGAGATCGACCAGGACCGGATCGATCGGACCCGGGGCATGGACATCACGGTGGTCACCTCCGCCGCGACCGACGAGGAAGGCCGGCAGCTGCTCAAGCTCCTCGGCTTCCCGTTCAAGGAGAACTGAGCATGGCTAAGAAGGCGCTGATCATCAAGGCGGCCGCGAAGCCGAAGTTCGCCGTTCGTGCGTACACCCGCTGCCAGAAATGCGGGCGTCCGCACTCGGTCTACCGCAAGTTCGGTCTGTGCCGGGTGTGTCTCCGGGACATGGCCCACCGCGGTGAACTGCCCGGCGTGTCCAAGGCTTCCTGGTAATCCAAGCTTGTAATACCGCTTCGCCGTAGGCCCGGGACCCCTGGGAACCCCGGCGAGAAAGGTTGACGAATACCCATGACGATGACGGACCCGATCGCAGACATGCTCACGCGTCTGCGTAACGCCAACCAGGCGTACCACGACAAGGTGACGATGCCCTTCTCGAAGATCAAGGCGAACATCGCCGAGGTCCTCAAGGCAGAGGGCTACATCGCCTCCTGGACGGCCGAGGACCCCGCTGAAGGCGAAGTCGGCAAGCGCCTGGTCGTTGAGCTCAAGTACGGCCAGAGCCGCGAGCGCAGCCTCGCCGGCATCAAGCGCGTGTCCAAGCCCGGTCTCCGGGTGTACGCCAAGTCCGACGAGCTCCCCCGGGTGCTCGGCGGCCTGGGTGTCGCGATCGTTTCGACGTCCCAGGGGCTGCTGACCGACCGGCAGGCCCGCAAGCGGAGCGTTGGCGGGGAAATCCTCGCCTTCGTTTGGTAACGGAGACTCTGACATGTCGCGAATCGGACGTAAGTCGATCCCGGTACCGGCCGGCGTCGACGTCACCATCACGGGCCAGACCGTCAAGGTCAAGGGCCCCAAGGGCGAGCTCTCGCACACCGTGGCCGAGCCCATCACTGTCGAGAAGGCGGAGAACGGCGAGCTCGCCGTCAACCGCCCGAACGACGAGCGCCGGGCCAAGGAACTCCACGGCCTCTCGCGTACCCTGGTCGCCAACATGATCGTCGGCGTCACCGAGGGCTACAAGAAGACGCTGGAGATCAACGGCACCGGTTACCGCGTGACCGCCAAGGGCAAGGACCTCGAGTTCGCCCTGGGCTTCTCGCACCCGGTCAACGTCGTTCCGCCGGCCGGCATCACCTTCTCGGTGGAGCGGCCGACGCAGTTCACGGTCACCGGCATCGACAAGCAGCTCGTCGGCGAGGTTGCCGCGAACATCCGGAAGATCCGCCCGCCGGAGCCGTACAAGGGCAAGGGCGTCAAGTACCAGGGCGAGGTCATCCGCCGCAAGGCTGGAAAGGCAGGTAAGAAGTGACCGCCACGCTGCTCAAGCGCCGCAATGGCGGCGGTGCGTCGTACAAGCGCGCCGTCGGCAAGGCACGTCGGCACTTCCGGGTCCGCAAGAACGTCAGCGGCACCGCCGAGCGTCCCCGTCTGGTCGTCACCCGGTCCACGCGGAACATCACCGCGCAGATCGTCGACGACCTCAAGGGCCACACGCTCGTGTCGGCCTCCACGCTCGACGCCTCCCTGCGGGGCGGCGAGGGTGACAAGAGCGCTCTGGCCGGCAAGGTCGGGGCTCTTCTCGCCGAGCGGGCCAAGGCCGCGGGCGTTTCCAAGGTCGTCTTCGACCGCGGTGGCAACCGGTACGCGGGGCGGATCGCCGCGCTGGCCGACGCCGCCCGCGAAGCCGGACTCGAGTTCTAGGAGGGATGACCTATGCCTGGTCAGCAGCGTCGAGGCGGCGGGACCGGCGGTAACAACGAAGGTGGCCGCCGTGACAACCGCCGTGAAGGCGGACGCGGTAACGCGCCTGTCGAGAAGACCCCGCATCTCGAGCGGGTCGTAGCGATCAACCGTGTCGCCAAGGTCGTCAAGGGTGGTCGTCGCTTCAGCTTCACCGCCCTCGTGATCGTCGGCGACGGCGACGGCACGGTCGGCATCGGCTACGGAAAGGCCAAGGAGGTGCCCGCGGCCATCGCCAAGGGTGTCGAAGAGGCCAAGAAGCACTTCTTCAAGGTGCCGCGCATCGCCGCGACGATCCCCCACCCGATCACGGGTGAGGCCGCCGCCGGTGTCGTGCTCCTCAAGCCGGCCTCCGCCGGTACCGGCGTCATCGCCGGTGGCCCGGTGCGCGCCGTCCTGGAGTGCGCCGGTATCCACGACGTGCTCTCGAAGAGCCTCGGCTCCTCGAACCCGATCAACATCGTGCACGCGACTGTGGCGGCCCTGAAGGGCCTGGAGTCCCCGGAGGCCGTTGCGGCCCGCCGTGGCCTCCCGGTCGAGGACGTCGCCCCTGCGGCCATGCTGGCGTCGCGCGCGGAAGCGGCGGTGCGCTGATGGCACGCTTGAAGGTCACCCAGCTCCGGTCCGGCATCGGCCGTAAGCAGAACCAGCGGGACTCCCTGCGGTCGCTCGGGCTGAAGCGGATCAACGATGTGGTGGTCAAGGAGGACCGTCCCGAAATTCGGGGCATGATCTTCGCCGTGAACCACCTCGTCAGTGTCGAGGAGGTCGAGTAATGGCGATCAAGGTTCACCACCTGCGTCCGGCGCCCGGCGCCAAGACCGCGAAGACCCGTGTGGGTCGCGGTGAAGGCTCCAAGGGCAAGACCGCCGGCCGCGGCACCAAGGGCACGAAGGCGCGTTACCAGGTTCCGGCCCGGTTCGAGGGTGGGCAGATGCCCCTCCACATGCGCCTGCCCAAGATGAAGGGCTTCAAGAACAAGAACAAGGTCGTCTTCCAGGTCGTGAACCTGGAGCGTCTGGCCGAGCTCTTCCCGAACGGTGGCGAGGTCGGCCCGCTGGAGCTCGCCGACGCCGGCGCGGTCCGTCGTGGCCACCCGGTCAAGGTTCTGGGCTCCGGCGAGCTGGGTAGCGTGACGCTGCAGGTTTCTGCGCACGCGTTCAGCGAGTCCGCCAAGGAGAAGATCGCAGCTGCTGGTGGTTCCGCCACCGAGCTGTGAGGCTTTCCGGGGATGCTCGCCCGGGCATCGCGAGATGCTCGGGCAGCATCCCCGTTGTGGCGTCTGACCTGGCCTTTTGTCAGAGCGGGCGCAAATGTTCCACCGGTTGCCGGATCGCCCTTCGTCCCCGGGCGTCACAGATGCGGCGACCGTGCCTCACAACAGGCACGTCAGACTGTTAAAGTCCGTTCCCAGCTAGGGATATCGGTCGTCCGGACCGATGCCTCCCCCCATCCGCCGGTTTCCAGGCGGTCACCTCGCGCAGGAGGAAGAAGTTGCTCTCCGCCTTTTCCAGTGCGTTCCGGACGCCTGACCTGCGCAAGAAGTTGCTGTTCACAGTAGCGATCATCGCGGTCTATCGGCTCGGTGCCACTCTGCCCAGCCCAGGCGTGTCCTACACCAACGTCCAGAACTGTCTCGACGTGGTGAACAGCACCAACGCCGGCGGCGGGGTGCTCAACCTCCTGAACCTGTTCTCCGGCGGTGCGCTTCTTCAGCTGTCGGTCTTCGCGCTCGGCATCATGCCGTACATCACGGCCTCCATCATTCTGCAGTTGCTGACCGTGGTGATTCCCCGCCTCGAGCAGCTCCGCAAGGAGGGCCAGTCCGGCCAGGCGAAGATCACCCAGTACACCCGCTACCTGACCCTGGGTCTCGCGGTCCTGCAGTCCTCGGCGTTCGTGGCCCTGGCCCGCTCCGGCCAGCTCTTCGCCAACGCCTGCCCGCAGGATCAGTCGAACTTCCAGATCGTCCCCGAGAACACCGGGGTACCGATGTGGCTGACCCTGGTCATGCTGGTCATCACGATGACCGCCGGTACCGGTGTGGTCATGTGGCTCGGTGAGCTCATCACCGACCGCGGCGTCGGCAACGGCATGTCGGTCCTCATCTTCACCTCGATCGCCGCCCGCCTCCCCGGCGAGGGCTGGACGATCAAGCAGACCAGCGGCACGGGCAAGTTCCTGCTGGTGATCGCGCTCGTGCTGATCGTCATCTGCGCGGTCGTCTTCATCGAGCAGGCTCAGCGCCGCATCCCGGTCCAGTACGCGAAGCGCATGATCGGCCGGCGCATGTACGGCGGAACCTCGACGTACATCCCGCTCAAGGTCAACCAGGCCGGTGTCGTCCCGGTCATCTTCGCGTCCTCGCTGCTCTACCTGCCGCAGCTGTACCTGCAGTTCTTCGACCAGAACAACCTCAAGGGTTATCAGCAGTGGATCCAGAACAACCTGGCGAACCCGAGCCACTGGATCTACATCACCACGTACTTCCTGCTGATCATCTTCTTCACGTACTTCTACGTCTCGATCACGTTCAACCCGACCGAGGTCGCGGACAACATGAAGAAGTACGGTGGTTTTGTTCCGGGCATCCGGCCCGGTAAGCCGACCGCCGACTACCTGGACTTCATCCTCAGCCGGATCACCCTGCCGGGCGCGCTCTACCTCGGTTTGATCTCGGTTCTGCCCAACTTCTTCTTCATCTGGCTGAACAATGCCCAGTACCAGAACTTCCCGTTCGGTGGTACGGCGGTGCTGATCATGGTGGGTGTGGGTCTGGAGACGGTCAAGCAGATCGAGAGCCAGCTGATGCAGCGCAACTACGAAGGGTTCCTCCGGTAGTGGGGGCGCGGAGCCGGGGGGCTCTTGCGTCTGTGGTTTGCGAGGCTCGTTCTCACCGAAGCGAGGCGATGTAGGTGCGGCTGGTACTGGTGGGCCCTCCGGGGGCCGGCAAGGGGACCCAGGCTGAGTTCATCGCTGCCCATCTCGCCGTACCGAAGATCTCGACCGGTGACATCTTCCGGGCCAACGTGTCGCAGGGAACTCCCCTCGGCGTCGAGGCCAAGCGGTACATGGACGCGGGCAACCTCGTCCCGGACGAGGTCACCATCAACATGGTTCGCGATCGGCTGGCCGAGCCCGACGCCGGCGACGGTTTCCTGCTGGACGGTTTCCCGAGAACCGTCCCGCAGGCGTCGGCCCTCGACAAACTCCTGGCGGACCTCGGCATCGCGCTCGATCTGGTGATGGAGCTCGTGGTCGACGACGACGAGGTGATCCGGCGGCTCTCGGGCCGCCGGACCTGCCGCGGTTGCGGCAAGATCTGGCACGTCGAGTTCGACCCGACCAGCAAGGACAACATCTGCGACAGGTGTGGTTCCGAGCTGTTCCAGCGGGACGACGACAAGGCGGAGACGATCGCGAACCGCCTCGTCGAGTACGCCGACAAGACGGCGCCGCTGGTCGACTTCTACGGTGCCCAGGGCAAGCTGGTGGGCATCGACGCGACCGGACCGGTCGAGGACGTCACGGTGCGCGCCATCGACGCCCTGCGGTCCTACGGGGGCTGAGATGCGCCGTCAGCAGCTGGACATTCAGCTGAAGACCCCGGAGCAGATCGAGCTCATGCGCGGCGCGGGCCTCGTGGTCGCCGCCGCGCTCGACGCGATGCGCGATGCGGTGGCGCCGGGTGTCTCCACCGCCGACCTCGACGCGATCGCGGAGAAGGTCATCCGTGACGCGGGCGCGGTCCCGTCGTTCAAGGGCTACCACGGCTTTCCCGCCTCGATCTGTGCCTCGGTCAACGAGCAGGTCGTGCACGGCATCCCCGGGGCCGATCAGGTCCTCAAGGAGGGCGACCTGTTGTCGCTCGACTGCGGGGCGATCCTGAACGGCTGGCACGGCGACTCCGCGATCACCGTCGGGGTCGGCGAGACCGACCCGGCCCTGCTGAGGTTGGCCGAGGTGGCCGAGGACGCCATGTGGGCCGGCATCGCCGCTGCCGCCCGCGGTGCGGCCAACGGCCGCGGCCGGCTGACCGACATCTCGTTCAACGTCGAGAAGGCCGTCCGCAAGGCCGGCCGGTACGGCATCGTCGACGGGTACGGCGGTCACGGCATCGGCACGGAGATGCACCAGGACCCGCACGTGCTCAACCACGGCAAGCCCGGCAAGGGCCCGCGCCTGGTGCCCGGTCTGTGCCTGGCGATCGAGCCCATGATCACCATGGGTTCGCCGCGGACGGTCGAGCTGGACGACGGGTGGACCGTTGTCACCCGAGACGCTTCGATGGCCGCCCACGTGGAGCACACGATGGCGCTGCTCGACGACGGCGTCTGGGTGACCACCGCGGTCGACGGCGGCCGGGCCCGCCTGGGCGACCTGGTGACGTCCCGCCAGCCTGCGGTTGACTCGCTCTCGGAGTAAAAAGGTCCCATGGAGCGCAACGACATGCGGGCCGGCGACAGCGAGCGCCAAGCCACCGCCGACAAGCTGAAGACCGCGCTCGACGAGGGCCGGCTCGATCTGCACGAGTACGACGAGCGGCTGCAGAAGACGTACTCGGCGAAGACCTTCGGTGATCTCGACACACTGGTGACCGATCTGCCGGGGACGATTCCCACCCAGCAGTCCCGCGTGGAGCCCTATCAGGCGCCCTCAGCGCCGCAGACAGCCGCGACGACGGGCAAGAAGTCCAAGCAGCAGGGTGCCGGTCAGTTCGTGGTCTCCTACGGCGGTGTGGTGCTCGTCTGCGTCATCATCTGGGCCCTCACGAGTCTGGGTTCGGGCGAGCTCCGCTACTTCTGGCCCGGGTGGATGCTCATCCCGCTCGTCTTCGGGCTGCTCGGCCGGTACAACAACAAAAATCGCTAGCGCCGATCGTGGTCCCGCCCTGGCATGCTGGAGGGCATGGGGCGGGACGAGATGCGAGCGGCCGACGGCGATCGGCAGGCTGTCGCCGACCAGTTGAAAGCCGCGCTCGACGAGGGCCGGCTCGATCTGCACGAGTACGACGAACGGCTGCAGCAGGCGTATGCCGCCAAGACCTACGGCGAGTTGCAGCCCCTGCTCGGTGATCTGCCCTCGGCCGCGGTGCCGGCGCCCCGGTCGCCGGAGTCCGCCGCTCTGGTGTCTGCTTCCAACGCCGAGCTGACCCGGCGGTGGCTTCTCGAGGTGTGGGGCAGCTGGTTCCCCGTGGTCGGCATCACCACGGCGATCTGGCTGATCTCGTGGATCGCGTCGTCGGGGGAGAACGCGTACTTCTGGCCCATCTGGGTCGCCGGGCCGTGGGGTGCGTTCCTGGTCTTCGCCACGGTGGCGGGCCTGGCCAGCGGCGAGCCGCGCAAGCAGGCCGAGAAGAAGGCCCGCAAGGAGCAGGCGAAGCAGTTGAAGCGGGAGCGCAAGGCACTGGCGGAAAAGGAGCACAAAGCGGGCTGATTGCCCGCTTGTGTCCTGTTCTGACACCCGTCGACACACCCGACCCCGGGTTGCGGCGACCTCGGTTTGGTGTCGATGCACCGGCGCGCGTACACTGGCTAGCTGGCGCGCAGCGTCCACTCTTCCATGTCCACCAGCGCTTCGGTGGAGGAAGAGCCGCGGCTGGTTCCGGGTCGATCCCTCGCCCCGGAATGAACGTTGTGAGCCCGCCCCAGAACCCGATGTCAGGTAGCGGAGGACATGCCAAAGAAAGACGGAGCCATCGAGATCGAAGGCCGAGTGATCGAGCCTCTGCCGAACGCCATGTTCCGTGTGGAGCTTGCAAATGGTCACAAGGTACTGGCTCATATCAGCGGCAAGATGCGGCAGCACTACATCCGCATCCTCCCGGAGGACAGAGTCGTCGTCGAGCTTTCGCCGTACGACCTGACCCGCGGGCGAATTGTCTACCGCTACAAGTAATCGGTCGCGGGGGCTTACCCAGTCCCGTCTGACGAGAGTTAAGGCACAACCGTGAAGGTCAAGCCGAGCGTCAAGCGGATCTGCAACAAGTGCCGGGTCATCCGCCGGCACGGCCGGGTCATGGTCATCTGCGACGACCCGCGCCACAAGCAGCGCCAGGGCTGATTTCTCAGCCGCACGCTGTCAGATCCGTTCCATGAACAAGCTCGTCCCAGCCGCCGGGTCATCACGTCGATGAGTCGCGGTTTCACCCCCGGTCGGAGGCCGGGGCCCGCCCGGGCAGGCGGGATGGGACTGGCACAGACCTCCGTGAGACACCTGAGGAGTACGCCCACTTATGGCTCGACTCGTCGGCGTCGATCTTCCCCGCGAAAAGCGGATGGAGATCGCGCTCACCTACATCTTCGGGGTCGGTCGGACCCGCGCTGTCGAGGCGCTCACTTCGACCGGCATTGACCTGAACAAGCGCGCCAAGGACCTCACGGACGAGGAGCTGGTCCAGCTCCGCGACTACATCGAGGGCAATTTCAAGGTTGAAGGCGACCTGCGCCGCGAGGTCGCCGCCGACATCCGCCGCAAGGTCGAGATCGGCTGCTACGCCGGCATCCGCCACCGCCGGGGTCTCCCCGTCCGCGGACAGCGGACGCGGACCAACGCTCGTACCCGCAAGGGTCCGAAGCGCACGGTCGCTGGCAAGAAGAAGCCCGGTCGGAAGTAATAGGAGCGCACTGACTTATGCCACCGAAGGCACGCGCTGGGGCCCCTGTCAAAAAGGTCCGGCGCAAGGAACGCAAGAACGTCGCCCACGGGCAGGCGCACATCAAGAGCACCTTCAACAACACCATCGTGTCGATCACCGACCCGACCGGTGCTGTGATCTCCTGGGCCTCGTCCGGCCAGGTTGGCTTCAAGGGCTCCCGCAAGTCGACTCCGTTCGCCGCGCAGCTGGCCGCCGAGGCCGCCGCTCGCCGGGCCATGGAGCACGGCATGCGCAAGGTCGACGTGTTCGTCAAGGGCCCCGGTTCCGGCCGGGAGACCGCCATCCGTTCGCTGCAGGCCGCGGGCCTCGAGGTCGGTCAGATCTCCGACGTCACGCCGCAGCCGCACAACGGTTGCCGTCCGCCTAAGCGTCGCCGGGTCTAAGGGAGAGACAAGAAGCATGGCTCGTTACACAGGGGCGGACTGCAAGCGCTGCCGCCGCGAGAAGATGAAGCTGTTCCTCAAGGGCAGCAAGTGCGACGGGCCCAAGTGCCCGTTCGAGTCGCGTCCCTTCCCGCCCGGCCAGCACGGCCGTGGCCGGACCAAGGAGACCGAGTACCTGCTCCA
Protein-coding regions in this window:
- the map gene encoding type I methionyl aminopeptidase encodes the protein MRRQQLDIQLKTPEQIELMRGAGLVVAAALDAMRDAVAPGVSTADLDAIAEKVIRDAGAVPSFKGYHGFPASICASVNEQVVHGIPGADQVLKEGDLLSLDCGAILNGWHGDSAITVGVGETDPALLRLAEVAEDAMWAGIAAAARGAANGRGRLTDISFNVEKAVRKAGRYGIVDGYGGHGIGTEMHQDPHVLNHGKPGKGPRLVPGLCLAIEPMITMGSPRTVELDDGWTVVTRDASMAAHVEHTMALLDDGVWVTTAVDGGRARLGDLVTSRQPAVDSLSE
- a CDS encoding DUF1707 SHOCT-like domain-containing protein, whose protein sequence is MERNDMRAGDSERQATADKLKTALDEGRLDLHEYDERLQKTYSAKTFGDLDTLVTDLPGTIPTQQSRVEPYQAPSAPQTAATTGKKSKQQGAGQFVVSYGGVVLVCVIIWALTSLGSGELRYFWPGWMLIPLVFGLLGRYNNKNR
- a CDS encoding DUF1707 SHOCT-like domain-containing protein encodes the protein MRAADGDRQAVADQLKAALDEGRLDLHEYDERLQQAYAAKTYGELQPLLGDLPSAAVPAPRSPESAALVSASNAELTRRWLLEVWGSWFPVVGITTAIWLISWIASSGENAYFWPIWVAGPWGAFLVFATVAGLASGEPRKQAEKKARKEQAKQLKRERKALAEKEHKAG
- the infA gene encoding translation initiation factor IF-1 produces the protein MPKKDGAIEIEGRVIEPLPNAMFRVELANGHKVLAHISGKMRQHYIRILPEDRVVVELSPYDLTRGRIVYRYK
- the rpmJ gene encoding 50S ribosomal protein L36, whose translation is MKVKPSVKRICNKCRVIRRHGRVMVICDDPRHKQRQG
- the rpsM gene encoding 30S ribosomal protein S13, translating into MARLVGVDLPREKRMEIALTYIFGVGRTRAVEALTSTGIDLNKRAKDLTDEELVQLRDYIEGNFKVEGDLRREVAADIRRKVEIGCYAGIRHRRGLPVRGQRTRTNARTRKGPKRTVAGKKKPGRK
- the rpsK gene encoding 30S ribosomal protein S11, with translation MPPKARAGAPVKKVRRKERKNVAHGQAHIKSTFNNTIVSITDPTGAVISWASSGQVGFKGSRKSTPFAAQLAAEAAARRAMEHGMRKVDVFVKGPGSGRETAIRSLQAAGLEVGQISDVTPQPHNGCRPPKRRRV